A DNA window from Streptomyces sp. CA-278952 contains the following coding sequences:
- a CDS encoding ubiquitin-like protein Pup yields the protein MATKDTGGGQQKATRSTEETEEQAQDAQASEDLAERQEKLSDDVDSVLDEIDDVLEENAEDFVRSFVQKGGQ from the coding sequence ATGGCGACCAAGGACACCGGCGGCGGACAGCAGAAGGCGACACGTTCCACCGAGGAGACCGAGGAGCAGGCGCAGGACGCGCAGGCGTCCGAGGACCTCGCGGAGCGCCAGGAGAAGCTGAGCGACGACGTCGACTCGGTCCTGGACGAGATCGACGACGTCCTGGAGGAGAACGCCGAGGACTTCGTTCGGTCGTTCGTTCAAAAGGGTGGACAGTAG
- the prcB gene encoding proteasome subunit beta: protein MEANTRSTGRLPAAFLTPGSSSFMDFLSDQSPEMLPGNRSLPPLQGAIEAPHGTTIVSASFPGGVVLAGDRRATMGNMIASRDMQKVFPADEYSAVGIAGTAGLAVEMVKLFQLELEHFEKVEGAQLSLEGKANRLSTMIRSNLAMAMQGLAVVPLFAGYDVDREKGRIFSYDVTGGRSEESGYAATGSGSIFARNAMKKLYREDLTEEQALTLVVQALYDAADDDSATGGPDVARRIYPIVTVITDEGFRRLTDQESSEIARSILERRLEQPDGPRAALL from the coding sequence GTGGAAGCCAACACTCGTAGCACCGGGCGTCTACCAGCTGCCTTCCTGACGCCGGGTTCGTCCTCGTTCATGGACTTCCTGTCCGACCAGTCGCCCGAGATGCTCCCGGGCAACCGGAGCCTGCCGCCGCTCCAGGGGGCCATCGAGGCGCCGCACGGGACGACCATCGTCTCGGCGTCCTTCCCCGGTGGCGTGGTCCTGGCCGGCGACCGGCGCGCCACCATGGGCAACATGATCGCCTCGCGCGACATGCAGAAGGTCTTCCCGGCCGACGAGTACTCCGCGGTCGGCATCGCCGGCACCGCAGGACTGGCTGTGGAGATGGTCAAGCTGTTCCAGCTGGAGCTGGAGCACTTCGAGAAGGTCGAGGGCGCCCAGCTCTCCCTGGAGGGCAAGGCCAACCGCCTCTCCACCATGATCCGCAGCAACCTCGCCATGGCCATGCAGGGCCTCGCCGTGGTGCCCCTCTTCGCCGGCTACGACGTCGACCGCGAGAAGGGCCGCATCTTCTCCTACGACGTCACCGGCGGGCGCAGCGAGGAGAGCGGCTACGCGGCCACCGGCTCCGGGTCGATCTTCGCCCGCAACGCGATGAAGAAGCTCTACCGCGAGGACCTGACGGAGGAGCAGGCCCTCACCCTGGTCGTGCAGGCGCTGTACGACGCGGCGGACGACGACTCGGCGACCGGCGGCCCCGACGTGGCCCGCCGCATCTATCCGATCGTCACCGTCATCACCGACGAAGGCTTCCGGAGGCTGACCGACCAGGAGTCCTCCGAGATCGCGCGCTCCATCCTGGAACGCCGACTCGAGCAGCCCGACGGCCCGCGCGCCGCGCTGCTCTGA
- the prcA gene encoding proteasome subunit alpha encodes MSTPFYVSPQQAMADRAEYARKGIARGRSLVVLQYADGIVFVGENPSRALHKFSEIYDRIGFAAAGKYNEYENLRIGGVRYADLRGYTYDRDDVTARGLANVYAQTLGTIFSSAAEKPYEVELVVAEVGSAAEGDQIYRLPHDGSIVDEHGSVAVGGNSEQISTFLDQRHRDGMTLAEALKLAVQALSREPGGGEREIPAERLEVAVLDRTRPQQRKFKRIVGRQLARLLDTEAAGSTPTDAPSDTEDTDIADGTDRADNAPDSTEETDK; translated from the coding sequence GTGTCGACGCCGTTCTATGTCTCACCCCAGCAGGCCATGGCCGACCGGGCGGAATACGCCCGCAAGGGCATCGCCCGTGGTCGCAGCCTCGTTGTGCTGCAGTATGCCGACGGCATTGTGTTCGTCGGCGAGAACCCGTCCCGCGCACTGCACAAGTTCAGCGAGATCTATGACCGGATCGGCTTCGCGGCCGCCGGCAAGTACAACGAGTACGAGAACCTCCGCATCGGCGGAGTGCGCTACGCCGATCTGCGCGGATACACCTACGACCGGGACGACGTGACGGCCCGTGGGCTGGCCAACGTCTACGCCCAGACGCTCGGCACCATCTTCTCCAGCGCGGCCGAGAAGCCGTACGAGGTGGAGCTGGTGGTCGCCGAGGTCGGCAGCGCGGCCGAGGGCGACCAGATCTACCGGCTGCCGCACGACGGTTCGATCGTGGACGAGCACGGCTCGGTCGCGGTCGGCGGCAACTCCGAACAGATCAGCACCTTCCTCGACCAGCGCCACCGCGACGGCATGACGCTGGCCGAGGCGCTCAAGCTGGCCGTCCAGGCGCTCTCGCGGGAGCCGGGCGGCGGCGAGCGGGAGATCCCCGCGGAGCGCCTGGAGGTCGCGGTCCTGGACCGCACCCGCCCCCAGCAGCGCAAGTTCAAGCGGATCGTCGGCCGCCAGCTGGCCCGGCTGCTGGACACGGAGGCCGCCGGCAGCACGCCGACGGACGCCCCGTCCGACACCGAGGACACCGACATCGCGGACGGCACGGACCGTGCCGACAACGCTCCCGACTCCACGGAGGAGACGGACAAGTAG
- a CDS encoding LacI family DNA-binding transcriptional regulator codes for MTSAQQPVPARPTSRDVARAAGVSQATVSLVLGEKWPGRVSETTAQRVRDTAAEIGYRPNLAARSLRLGRTRTALLVVPALTNEFFARVYAGAAELAAGHGFGVVLYPSPDGTGPARDPFASARAALDGVIASSMAADALGALHGADLPLVMLDSDPSDTGPAAHVNLDIADGMRQVTDHLLGLGHRRFLHLASAVDTWTFAVRARALHGALGAAGDATVRTVRAPLEVRAGREAAEQALSVSGDRPTAIICDDDILAAGACKAARRLGLRVPDELSVTGFDDLALATALEPELTTVRLPAEQVGERGMEALLAVLDGRPVERGGLPVRLVVRGSTAPPPAART; via the coding sequence GTGACCAGCGCGCAGCAGCCCGTCCCCGCCCGGCCCACCAGCCGCGACGTGGCCCGTGCGGCGGGCGTCTCCCAGGCGACGGTCTCCCTGGTGCTCGGCGAGAAGTGGCCGGGCAGGGTGTCGGAGACCACGGCCCAGCGGGTCCGCGACACCGCGGCGGAGATCGGCTACCGGCCCAATCTGGCGGCGCGCAGTCTGCGGCTCGGCCGCACCAGGACCGCGCTGCTGGTGGTGCCCGCGCTCACCAACGAGTTCTTCGCGCGGGTGTACGCCGGGGCCGCGGAGCTCGCCGCCGGGCACGGCTTCGGCGTGGTGCTCTACCCCTCGCCCGACGGCACGGGCCCGGCCCGCGACCCGTTCGCCTCGGCCCGCGCCGCGCTCGACGGGGTCATCGCGTCCTCGATGGCAGCCGACGCGCTGGGAGCGCTGCACGGAGCCGATCTGCCGCTGGTGATGCTGGACAGCGACCCGTCGGACACCGGGCCCGCCGCCCATGTGAACCTCGACATCGCCGACGGGATGAGGCAGGTGACGGACCATCTGCTGGGGCTCGGCCACCGCCGCTTCCTGCATCTGGCGTCCGCCGTGGACACTTGGACCTTCGCGGTGCGCGCCCGGGCGCTGCACGGCGCGCTGGGAGCGGCGGGGGACGCGACGGTGCGCACGGTGCGCGCCCCGCTGGAGGTACGGGCGGGGCGCGAGGCGGCCGAACAGGCCCTGTCCGTCTCCGGTGACCGGCCCACCGCAATCATCTGCGACGACGACATCCTGGCCGCCGGGGCCTGCAAGGCGGCCCGCAGGCTCGGCCTGCGGGTGCCGGACGAACTGTCGGTCACCGGATTCGACGACCTGGCCCTGGCCACCGCGCTGGAGCCGGAGCTGACCACCGTGCGGCTGCCGGCGGAGCAGGTCGGGGAGCGCGGCATGGAGGCGCTGCTCGCGGTGCTGGACGGCCGCCCCGTCGAGCGGGGCGGTCTGCCGGTCCGGCTCGTCGTACGCGGCTCCACGGCGCCGCCGCCCGCCGCCCGGACATGA
- a CDS encoding MFS transporter — protein sequence MAAGYLDILRARHAARLLTGTLVGRLPNGTAHIAIVLFTRAEGGSYTLAGVLAAAYGLATAVGQPLLGRAVDLYGQPRVQLPAAVVSALGMSLLAVTGLSSLPLAYLAVIVAGVATPPLEGGLRALWPSVLKGEGQVHRAYAMDAVAQEIMFTVGPLLVTLLVSLWSPAAALLVINAIGVLGALSVVLSEPSRTWRSAPREAHWLGALRSPGLLALLGAFFFVGLALGSITVAGVAYADDHGRESVYGWLMAALGLGALIGGLGYGARQWAGAPEKRLRFIVGLLALGYLPLTLTPSVPVMTALAALAGVFLAPAIACSFIVVDRHAPRGTVTEAFSWLVTTFGVGAAAGTAVAGPAVELGSTAWSFAVAGAGGVAALVVLLATGNVLAPPSRTPAVVTGSENDRNGAVEPGFSSGHKA from the coding sequence ATGGCCGCGGGATATCTGGACATCCTCCGGGCGCGGCATGCCGCCCGGCTGCTGACGGGCACCCTGGTGGGGCGGCTGCCCAACGGCACCGCGCACATCGCGATCGTGCTGTTCACCCGGGCGGAGGGCGGCAGCTACACCCTGGCCGGTGTGCTCGCCGCCGCCTACGGACTGGCCACCGCCGTCGGGCAGCCGCTGCTCGGCCGGGCGGTCGACCTCTACGGGCAGCCCCGCGTCCAGCTCCCGGCCGCCGTGGTCTCCGCGCTCGGCATGTCGCTGCTGGCCGTCACCGGCCTCTCCTCGCTCCCGCTGGCCTACCTCGCCGTCATCGTCGCGGGAGTCGCCACGCCCCCGCTGGAGGGTGGCCTGCGGGCCCTGTGGCCCAGCGTCCTCAAGGGCGAGGGCCAGGTGCACCGGGCCTACGCCATGGACGCCGTGGCGCAGGAGATCATGTTCACCGTCGGCCCGCTCCTGGTGACGCTGCTCGTCTCGCTCTGGTCGCCTGCCGCCGCGTTGCTCGTCATCAACGCCATCGGCGTCCTCGGCGCCCTCTCGGTCGTCCTGTCCGAGCCCTCGCGCACCTGGCGCTCCGCGCCCCGCGAGGCGCACTGGCTCGGCGCCCTGCGCTCGCCCGGACTCCTCGCCCTGCTCGGCGCGTTCTTCTTCGTCGGGCTCGCCCTCGGCTCCATCACGGTGGCCGGGGTGGCGTACGCGGACGACCACGGCCGGGAATCGGTGTACGGGTGGCTGATGGCCGCACTCGGGCTCGGCGCGCTGATCGGCGGACTCGGCTACGGGGCGCGGCAGTGGGCCGGCGCCCCCGAGAAGCGGCTGCGGTTCATCGTCGGGCTGCTGGCACTGGGCTATCTGCCGCTGACGCTCACCCCCTCGGTGCCCGTCATGACCGCCCTCGCCGCCCTCGCCGGAGTGTTCCTCGCACCGGCCATCGCCTGCTCCTTCATCGTGGTCGACCGGCACGCCCCGCGCGGCACGGTGACCGAGGCGTTCTCCTGGCTCGTCACCACGTTCGGCGTGGGCGCGGCGGCCGGGACGGCCGTCGCGGGACCGGCCGTCGAACTCGGCTCGACCGCCTGGAGCTTCGCCGTCGCCGGGGCCGGGGGAGTGGCCGCCCTGGTGGTCCTCCTGGCCACCGGGAACGTCCTCGCGCCCCCTTCCCGTACGCCCGCCGTCGTGACGGGATCGGAAAATGATCGAAACGGAGCCGTCGAACCCGGTTTCAGCTCAGGCCATAAGGCGTAA
- the pafA gene encoding Pup--protein ligase gives MDRRIFGLENEYGVTCTFRGQRRLSPDEVARYLFRRVVSWGRSSNVFLRNGARLYLDVGSHPEYATPECDNVTELVTHDKAGERILEGLLVDAERRLHEEGIAGDVYLFKNNTDSAGNSYGCHENYLVARHGEFSRLADILIPFLVTRQLICGAGKVLQTPRGAVYCVSQRAEHIWEGVSSATTRSRPIINTRDEPHADAERYRRLHVIVGDSNMSETTMLLKVGATDLVLRMIEAGTVMRDLTLENPIRAIREVSHDLTGQRKVRLASGREASAIEVQREYYEKAVDFVERRGIRTGTVDQVLELWGRTLDAIEAEDLDRIDTEIDWVMKYKLIERYRAKHNMTMSNPRVAQIDLAYHDIHRRRGLFYLLERKGQTARICNDLKIFEGKSVPPQTTRARLRGDFIRRAQEQRRDFTVDWVHLKLNDQAQRTVLCKDPFRSVDERVEKLIAGM, from the coding sequence ATGGACCGCCGCATTTTCGGGCTGGAGAACGAGTACGGCGTCACGTGCACGTTCAGGGGACAGCGCCGACTGTCACCTGACGAAGTGGCGCGCTACCTCTTCCGCCGTGTTGTGTCATGGGGCCGCAGCAGCAATGTCTTTCTGCGGAACGGCGCCCGCCTCTACCTCGACGTGGGATCGCATCCGGAATATGCAACCCCCGAATGCGACAACGTGACCGAACTGGTCACGCACGACAAGGCGGGCGAGCGCATTCTCGAAGGCCTGCTCGTCGACGCCGAACGCCGCCTGCACGAGGAGGGAATCGCGGGCGACGTCTATCTCTTCAAGAACAACACCGACTCGGCGGGAAACTCCTACGGCTGCCACGAGAACTACCTCGTCGCCCGCCACGGAGAATTCTCCCGGCTCGCGGACATCCTCATTCCGTTCCTCGTCACCAGGCAGCTGATCTGCGGTGCGGGCAAGGTGCTCCAGACCCCGCGCGGCGCGGTCTACTGCGTCAGCCAGCGTGCCGAGCACATCTGGGAGGGCGTCAGCTCCGCGACCACCCGCTCCCGGCCGATCATCAACACCCGCGACGAACCCCACGCCGACGCCGAGCGGTACCGCCGCCTCCACGTCATCGTCGGCGACTCGAACATGTCCGAGACGACCATGCTGCTCAAGGTCGGCGCCACCGACCTGGTGCTCCGCATGATCGAGGCGGGCACGGTGATGCGCGACCTGACCCTGGAGAACCCGATCCGGGCGATCCGCGAGGTCAGCCACGACCTCACCGGGCAGCGCAAGGTGCGCCTGGCCAGCGGCCGGGAGGCCTCGGCCATCGAGGTCCAGCGGGAGTACTACGAGAAGGCCGTGGACTTCGTCGAGCGCCGGGGCATCCGCACCGGCACCGTCGACCAGGTCCTGGAGCTGTGGGGCCGCACCCTGGACGCGATCGAGGCCGAGGACCTCGACCGGATCGACACCGAGATCGACTGGGTCATGAAGTACAAGCTCATCGAGCGGTACCGGGCCAAGCACAACATGACCATGTCGAATCCGCGGGTCGCCCAGATAGACCTCGCCTACCACGACATCCACCGCCGCCGAGGCCTCTTCTACCTCCTGGAGCGCAAGGGGCAGACCGCCCGCATCTGCAACGACCTGAAGATCTTCGAGGGCAAGTCGGTGCCCCCGCAGACCACCCGGGCACGGCTGCGCGGCGACTTCATCCGCAGGGCCCAGGAGCAGCGGCGGGACTTCACCGTCGACTGGGTCCACCTCAAGCTCAACGACCAGGCGCAGCGCACGGTGTTGTGCAAGGACCCGTTCCGTTCCGTGGACGAGCGGGTGGAGAAGCTGATCGCCGGCATGTGA
- a CDS encoding FKBP-type peptidyl-prolyl cis-trans isomerase, with product MRRIAGLLLAPLLLLTAVACGSDDKASDSASSKNGVPAITAGAKFGEKPTLSKGEGDPPKELKTEVLSEGDGAKLKNGDAIQVNYLGQAWDSTKPFDNSFDRKQPFDLTLGAGMVIQGWDKGLVGQKVGSRVQLVIPPELGYGEQGQGDIKANATLVFVVDILKATQVPASAKGTEVAQDNVDLPKVGVKTDGKAPTVTIPKGDPPKKLVSNYVLESDGEVVKESDSVVVNYVGMIWKGAKEFDNTYTTGKTQTFPLSQVTLKGLKNGLVDKKVGSRVLLVIPPDQAFGDQQQQAIPKNSTLVFAVDILAKV from the coding sequence GTGCGCCGAATTGCCGGCCTTCTTCTCGCCCCCCTCCTGCTGCTGACAGCAGTGGCGTGCGGTAGCGACGACAAGGCCTCCGACTCCGCCTCGTCCAAGAACGGCGTCCCCGCGATCACCGCGGGCGCCAAGTTCGGCGAGAAGCCCACCCTCTCCAAGGGTGAGGGTGACCCGCCCAAGGAGCTGAAGACCGAGGTCCTCAGCGAGGGGGACGGCGCGAAGCTCAAGAACGGCGACGCGATCCAGGTCAACTACCTCGGCCAGGCGTGGGACTCCACCAAGCCGTTCGACAACAGCTTCGACCGCAAGCAGCCCTTCGACCTCACGCTGGGCGCCGGAATGGTCATCCAGGGCTGGGACAAGGGCCTGGTCGGCCAGAAGGTCGGCAGCCGTGTCCAGCTGGTCATTCCGCCGGAGCTCGGCTACGGCGAGCAGGGCCAGGGCGACATCAAGGCCAACGCCACGCTCGTGTTCGTCGTCGACATCCTGAAGGCCACCCAGGTCCCGGCCTCGGCCAAGGGCACCGAGGTCGCCCAGGACAACGTCGACCTGCCCAAGGTCGGGGTCAAAACCGACGGCAAGGCCCCGACGGTCACCATCCCCAAGGGCGACCCGCCGAAGAAGCTCGTCTCCAACTACGTCCTGGAGTCCGACGGCGAGGTCGTCAAGGAGTCCGACAGTGTCGTCGTGAACTACGTCGGCATGATCTGGAAGGGCGCCAAGGAGTTCGACAACACGTACACCACGGGCAAGACCCAGACCTTCCCGCTGTCCCAGGTCACCCTCAAGGGCCTGAAGAACGGCCTGGTCGACAAGAAGGTCGGCAGCCGGGTGCTGCTCGTCATCCCGCCGGACCAGGCCTTCGGAGACCAGCAGCAGCAGGCCATCCCGAAGAACTCCACCCTGGTCTTCGCCGTGGACATCCTCGCCAAGGTGTAA
- a CDS encoding FKBP-type peptidyl-prolyl cis-trans isomerase: MSIEKPEVDFPGGEPPADLQIKDIWEGDGAVAQAGQTVSVHYVGVAFSTGEEFDASWNRGTPLQFQLGAGQVISGWDQGVQGMKVGGRRELIIPAHLAYGERGAGGGKIAPGETLIFVCDLVAV; encoded by the coding sequence GTGAGCATCGAGAAGCCCGAGGTCGACTTCCCGGGTGGCGAGCCGCCGGCCGACCTGCAGATCAAGGACATCTGGGAGGGCGACGGCGCGGTGGCCCAGGCCGGCCAGACCGTCTCCGTCCACTACGTGGGCGTGGCCTTCTCCACCGGCGAGGAGTTCGACGCCTCCTGGAACCGCGGCACCCCGCTGCAGTTCCAGCTCGGCGCCGGCCAGGTCATCTCCGGCTGGGACCAGGGCGTGCAGGGCATGAAGGTCGGCGGTCGCCGCGAGCTGATCATCCCCGCGCACCTCGCCTACGGCGAGCGCGGCGCCGGCGGCGGCAAGATCGCCCCGGGCGAGACGCTGATCTTCGTCTGCGACCTCGTAGCGGTCTGA
- a CDS encoding helix-turn-helix transcriptional regulator has protein sequence MAIAKAERLMNLALCLLGTRRPLSKRELRGSIEAYLEAGSDDSFNRMFERDKDDLRELGLVIETVENLDGDTGYLARRDSNRLPPITLDAEEAAALGLAAKVWQQARLAGAASGALQKLRAAGMPEAEDAYEVHSALEPRIPVHEAAFEPLMLACRDRRPVTFDYRKANSARPEQRQVEPWTLECWRGHWYLAGWDRERGAERVFRLSRITGKVRSRAGAFSAEVPDVVTVRETVESWAGETATRTARIRLRAGAGYPLRSRAIAVRERGDGWDELEIPYGHGLDAWLVEFGPDVVVEEPADLRADVVDRLRAVAKD, from the coding sequence ATGGCGATTGCCAAGGCCGAGCGGTTGATGAACCTCGCGCTGTGCCTGCTGGGGACCCGGCGCCCACTCAGCAAGCGCGAACTCCGCGGATCCATCGAGGCCTACCTCGAAGCGGGTTCCGACGACTCCTTCAACCGGATGTTCGAGCGGGACAAGGACGATCTGCGCGAGCTCGGCCTCGTCATCGAGACCGTGGAGAACCTCGACGGCGACACCGGGTACCTGGCCCGCCGTGACAGCAACCGGCTGCCCCCCATCACCCTGGACGCCGAGGAGGCCGCGGCCCTCGGCCTCGCCGCCAAGGTCTGGCAGCAGGCCCGCCTCGCCGGAGCCGCCAGCGGCGCCCTCCAGAAACTGCGGGCCGCGGGAATGCCGGAGGCCGAGGACGCCTACGAGGTCCACAGCGCCCTGGAACCCCGCATCCCCGTCCACGAGGCCGCCTTCGAACCCCTGATGCTGGCCTGCCGCGACCGGCGCCCCGTCACCTTCGACTACCGCAAGGCCAACTCCGCCCGCCCCGAGCAGCGCCAGGTCGAACCCTGGACCCTCGAATGCTGGCGCGGCCACTGGTATCTGGCCGGCTGGGACCGCGAACGCGGCGCCGAACGCGTCTTCCGGCTCTCCCGCATCACCGGCAAGGTCCGCTCCCGCGCCGGGGCCTTCAGCGCCGAGGTGCCCGACGTCGTCACCGTCCGCGAGACCGTCGAGAGCTGGGCCGGCGAGACCGCGACCCGTACCGCCCGGATCAGGCTGCGCGCCGGAGCCGGCTACCCGCTGCGGTCGCGCGCGATAGCCGTGAGGGAACGCGGCGACGGCTGGGACGAGCTGGAGATCCCGTACGGGCACGGCCTCGACGCCTGGCTCGTCGAGTTCGGCCCGGACGTCGTCGTGGAGGAACCCGCCGATCTGCGGGCCGATGTGGTGGACCGGCTCCGCGCCGTGGCCAAGGACTAG
- a CDS encoding helix-turn-helix transcriptional regulator, with product MATNAIDQTRRMLSLVTYLRERPGAHVQDVARAFGITEDELISDLDVLPMCGTSFRGGDLLDIDTDGDRIWWHNPDDVAEPLRLAADEATALLVAARAVATLPGLRESDRLALVRATAKLETAAGESGAASSRLSVTFEAEGGVFADVDRAISERRRLWLRYYSPARDELTEREVDPIRLFAVGHTYMEGWCRLSEARRTFRLDRVAEIRLLDAPAAPPELELRDLSAGLVQPAAEDPEVVVEVGTGGRWVAEYYPHDSAEELPDGGLRITLRTPDPASLRRLVLRLGGDGRIVTPPELADSAREAAREALAAYEDAV from the coding sequence ATGGCCACGAACGCGATCGACCAGACCCGCCGGATGCTGTCCCTGGTGACGTATCTGCGCGAGCGCCCCGGCGCCCACGTCCAGGACGTGGCACGGGCCTTCGGGATCACCGAGGACGAGCTGATCTCCGACCTCGACGTCCTGCCCATGTGCGGCACCAGCTTCCGCGGCGGGGACCTCCTCGACATCGACACCGACGGCGACCGGATCTGGTGGCACAACCCGGACGACGTCGCCGAGCCGCTCCGCCTCGCCGCCGACGAGGCCACCGCGCTGCTCGTCGCCGCCCGCGCCGTCGCCACCCTGCCCGGCCTGCGCGAGAGCGACCGGCTCGCCCTCGTCCGCGCCACCGCCAAGCTGGAGACGGCCGCAGGCGAGTCGGGGGCGGCCAGCTCCCGCCTCTCGGTGACCTTCGAGGCGGAGGGCGGCGTCTTCGCCGACGTCGACCGGGCCATCTCCGAACGCCGCCGGCTCTGGCTGCGCTACTACTCGCCCGCCCGCGACGAACTCACCGAGCGGGAGGTGGACCCGATCCGGCTCTTCGCCGTCGGCCACACCTATATGGAGGGCTGGTGCCGGCTCTCCGAGGCCCGCCGGACCTTCCGGCTGGACCGGGTCGCCGAGATCCGCCTCCTCGACGCCCCCGCAGCCCCGCCCGAGCTGGAGCTGCGCGACCTGTCGGCGGGGCTGGTCCAGCCCGCCGCCGAGGACCCGGAAGTCGTCGTCGAGGTCGGCACCGGCGGCCGCTGGGTCGCGGAGTACTACCCGCACGACTCCGCCGAGGAACTCCCCGACGGCGGCCTGCGGATCACCCTGCGCACCCCGGACCCGGCCTCCCTGCGCCGGCTGGTCCTGCGTCTCGGCGGCGACGGCCGCATCGTCACCCCGCCGGAACTCGCGGACAGCGCCCGCGAGGCCGCCCGCGAGGCACTCGCCGCCTACGAGGACGCGGTCTGA
- the tatA gene encoding Sec-independent protein translocase subunit TatA produces MIGNLKPLEIVLIIAVILLLFGAKKLPDMARSLGKSARILKSEAKAMKKDDATTAAPTTETVEDPTPPQSTTARTIQAAPGDVTSSRPVSEAKPTTQS; encoded by the coding sequence ATGATCGGCAATCTGAAGCCCCTCGAGATCGTTCTGATCATCGCTGTCATCCTGCTGCTCTTCGGTGCCAAGAAGCTTCCCGACATGGCGCGCTCGCTCGGCAAGTCGGCCCGCATCCTCAAGAGCGAGGCCAAGGCCATGAAGAAGGACGACGCGACGACCGCCGCGCCCACGACGGAGACCGTCGAGGACCCGACGCCCCCGCAGTCCACCACCGCGCGCACCATCCAGGCCGCTCCGGGAGACGTCACCAGCTCCCGCCCGGTCAGCGAGGCCAAGCCCACCACCCAGAGCTGA
- the tatC gene encoding twin-arginine translocase subunit TatC: MLKSARKQEKDDEGRMPLLDHLRELRNRLLKAVLAIVVVTTVAAFFQKEIYDFLLRPLLQSVGCDDGVVVAVNGKPCALLKTNTLLAPFTNALKVALMSGVLLATPVWLYQLWAFVAPGLHKGEKRYAYAFAIVGAPLFLSGGYLAYAILPQTAEIMLGFSPENVQNQIELDSYLDLLVRMVIVFGIAFELPLLLIALNMTGVVSGKRMFGWWRGMIVGLTGFAAIATPGGEPVSMLLLAGPLAVLYFIAVGFSLLNDKRRNRNNPDAELSDDEASDLDLTPEPVGSVERVSGSRPALPGQASGEADGPGSHRLNGYDDIT, from the coding sequence TTGCTCAAGTCTGCCCGCAAGCAGGAGAAGGACGACGAGGGGCGGATGCCTCTCCTCGATCACCTGCGTGAGCTGCGTAACCGGCTGCTGAAGGCCGTGCTGGCGATCGTCGTGGTGACGACCGTCGCGGCGTTCTTCCAGAAGGAGATCTACGACTTCCTTCTGCGCCCCCTTCTTCAGTCCGTCGGGTGCGACGACGGCGTGGTCGTCGCCGTCAACGGCAAGCCCTGCGCGCTGCTGAAGACCAACACCCTGCTGGCGCCGTTCACCAACGCCCTCAAGGTCGCCCTGATGTCTGGTGTCCTGCTGGCCACCCCGGTCTGGCTGTACCAGTTGTGGGCCTTCGTGGCCCCCGGCCTGCACAAGGGTGAGAAGCGCTACGCCTACGCCTTCGCCATCGTGGGCGCCCCCCTCTTCCTCTCCGGCGGCTACCTCGCGTACGCGATCCTGCCGCAGACCGCCGAGATCATGCTCGGGTTCAGCCCCGAGAACGTGCAGAACCAGATCGAGCTCGACAGCTATCTGGATCTGCTGGTCCGCATGGTGATCGTCTTCGGCATCGCCTTCGAACTGCCGCTGCTCCTCATCGCGCTGAACATGACCGGTGTCGTCTCCGGCAAGCGGATGTTCGGCTGGTGGCGCGGGATGATCGTGGGCCTCACCGGTTTCGCGGCCATCGCGACCCCCGGTGGCGAACCGGTCTCCATGCTGCTTCTCGCCGGGCCGCTCGCGGTCCTCTACTTCATCGCCGTCGGCTTCTCCCTGCTGAACGACAAGCGGCGCAACCGCAACAACCCCGACGCCGAGCTCAGCGACGACGAGGCATCCGATCTCGATCTGACGCCCGAGCCCGTCGGGAGCGTGGAGCGTGTCTCCGGCTCCCGCCCCGCACTTCCGGGGCAGGCGTCCGGTGAGGCGGACGGTCCCGGATCGCACCGGCTGAACGGTTACGACGACATCACCTGA